Part of the Bacillus thermozeamaize genome is shown below.
GCCTGGCGGGATGGTCAAACTGCATCAAATAGGGTTGGTGTGTCCACACCACGATGGGTTCACTCCTTCTGGAGAAAGGCGTTTCCAGGCTTGTCTTGTCCATGGCAACACCGAAGCCGTGGTCAGATGACCACGGCTGCCGTTCCGAAGCACATGTCCAAGCCTCTTCCCTGCAGTATGTTATACGCAAACTTAACCGGGTTGTCAATGTTCACGGATCAGCCGCTCCAAAACGTCTCTCCCGAGAACATAACGCTCGTTGCAAAAATGGCAGACCACTTCTGCCTCTCCCCGTTCCTCGAGGATGGATGCCAGTTCCTTTGGGCCAAGCCCCTGGAGCATCTCTTGCACTCGCTGCTCTGAACAAGTGCAGGCAAAATGGAGCGGAATTACTTCATGCACCCGGGGCTTTCCCTCTGAACCCGCCACTTTCTCGATCAGCTGCTCGACACGGATGCCGTCTGCCACGAGCGCGGACACGGCGGGCAGCCGGTTGAGGTGCTGAATCACCCGATCCATGAGTTGCTCATCGGCCCCCGGCATCCGCTGGAGAATCCACCCGCCGGCTGCCTGAACCGACAGATCCGGGTTCACCAGCACGCCCACGCCGACGGCAGAGGGCGTCTGTTCAGAGACGGTAAAATAATAAGTGAAGTCCTCCCCCAGTTCCCCCGAGACAAGCGGCACACTCCCGCGGTAGGGTTCTCCAATGCCAAGATCTTTCACCACATAGAGAAAGCCGGCACCGATGGCCTTGGCCACATCCAGTTTTCCCTGGGCATTGGCTGGCAGATCGACAAACGGGTTGTGCACATAACCCCGCGCATGCCCAGACGCGTCCGCATCCGCCACAATGTGCCGCAAGGGGCCATCTCCCTTGATCTGTACGGTCACTTTGCCCTCGCCTTTTAGCATCAGGCCCATCATCGCAGTGATCGTCACGGCCCGGCCGAGGGCAGCGGTGGCAACCGGCCATAACTGATGGCGTCTCTGCAGTTCGTTGACCAGCGAAGTGGAAACGGCCGCAAAGATCCGAATTTGGCCGTCATAGGCAGTGCCTCTGGCAAGTTGATCGCCATGCATACTGAAGTCTCCTTAAGAAAAGATTTCATTTTAGGAATGATGCCGGTTCCGCTGTAAAATCAGGTATAGCCCTTCCAAAGTCAACAGCGGATTGACAAGATCAATCGTCTCCGATTCTCCCGCCACCCATTCGGCCAATCCTCCCGTTGCCACCACCGTGATCCGGCGAGTGGACGGCTGTTTTCCCGGCATCTCATGCATCGCTTCCATTTCTTCCATTTCCTTCTTCATCCGCTGGACGATTCCATCCACTTGTCCGACAAAGCCATACAAAATCCCGGACTGCATGGATGTGATCGTGTTTTTTCCGATGACCCGGCCCGGGTTGACCATTTCCACGCGGGGAAGCTTGGCCGTATGCGAATACAGGGCTTCTGTTGAAATCTGGATCCCGGGGGCAATCGCGCCGCCGAGGTACTCCCCTTGCGAATTGACGGCACAGAAAGTGGTGGCGGTGCCGAAGTCCACGATAATCAAGGGGGGCCCATACAACGCAATCGCCGCCACCGCATTGACAATCCGGTCTGCGCCCACTTCTCGCGGATTCTCTGTCTTGACATTGAGACCGGTACGGACCCCCGGGCCGACAATCAGGGGGTGAAGCTTCAGGTATTTTTGGCACATCCTGGCCAGCGGCTGCACCAAAGGCGGAACCACTGAAGAAATGATGGCGCCGGTGATTTGTTCCAGCGAGAGCCCCACATCCTGCAAATACCATTTCAGCAGCATGCCGTATTCGTCTTCCGTCTTCCGGCGATCGGTTGCGGCCCGCCAGGCGTGCAACAGTTGGCCATCTTGGTAAATGCCCAGGACGATGTTGCTGTTTCCCACGTCAATGACAAGATCCATCCAAGTGCCCTCCTTTCCGGTTCCCGACAAACATGCAAATACGTCAAAACCCTGCCGTCAGGCAGGGGATTTCGTCGCACCCAATCCAGGATCAGGTTCGATCATGGCGCCATATTACGTGGATGAACCGCCTTTGTCGTCCGGACGTTCCAAGGAAGCGGACGGATGCTCCTTGTCGCCGTTTGAAGGCGTCCCATTGGCGGCAGGTGGGGAGTCCGTGGACTTGCCCTGAATTTGCAGTCTGACCTCTTTTTTGTCCGGAAGGCGTCCTGTCTTGATCAGGGCGTGAATCTCCGTCTCATCCAGCGTCTCCTTCTCAAGCAAGGTCTGCGCCAAAAGCTCCAGCTTGTCACGGTGTTCCGTCAACAGTTGTTTGCAACGTTCATAACAGGTCTGGATAATATGGCGAATTTCCTGGTCGATTTCATAAGCGACCTTGTCACTGTAGTTCCGTTCGCGGGCGAAATCCCGGCCGAGAAACACCTCTCCCTGTCCGCGGCCAAACTGCATTGGCCCCAATTTCTCACTCATCCCGAATTCGGTCACCATGCGCCGGGCGATCTCCGTCGCACGCTCAAAATCATTGTGCGCCCCCGTGCTGACATCACCAAAGACGAGCTCTTCCGCCACCCGTCCCCCCAGAAGGCCGGTGATCCGTTCCATTAATTCGGTCTTGCGCATAAAAAAGCGATCCTCTTTCGGCAGCATCACCGTGTAGCCGCCCGCGCTGCCACGCG
Proteins encoded:
- a CDS encoding Hsp33 family molecular chaperone gives rise to the protein MHGDQLARGTAYDGQIRIFAAVSTSLVNELQRRHQLWPVATAALGRAVTITAMMGLMLKGEGKVTVQIKGDGPLRHIVADADASGHARGYVHNPFVDLPANAQGKLDVAKAIGAGFLYVVKDLGIGEPYRGSVPLVSGELGEDFTYYFTVSEQTPSAVGVGVLVNPDLSVQAAGGWILQRMPGADEQLMDRVIQHLNRLPAVSALVADGIRVEQLIEKVAGSEGKPRVHEVIPLHFACTCSEQRVQEMLQGLGPKELASILEERGEAEVVCHFCNERYVLGRDVLERLIREH
- a CDS encoding pantothenate kinase translates to MDLVIDVGNSNIVLGIYQDGQLLHAWRAATDRRKTEDEYGMLLKWYLQDVGLSLEQITGAIISSVVPPLVQPLARMCQKYLKLHPLIVGPGVRTGLNVKTENPREVGADRIVNAVAAIALYGPPLIIVDFGTATTFCAVNSQGEYLGGAIAPGIQISTEALYSHTAKLPRVEMVNPGRVIGKNTITSMQSGILYGFVGQVDGIVQRMKKEMEEMEAMHEMPGKQPSTRRITVVATGGLAEWVAGESETIDLVNPLLTLEGLYLILQRNRHHS